CCCACAACGCCCTCTGCCCTCCTCTCTCCTGGCTGCTTGCCTCAATCCCTGCTGTCACCTGGGAGCTGGGAATGTGCATGTGAGTGCCCCTTGTTTAAATGCATAGGAGAGGCCCCACTTctctcagctcagtctgggcagaTGGCAGCACCCTGCTAATTCCCTAGTGATCCCAAAGGTGCAAGCCAATGTATGTGGCAGAGAAACTCATAGGCTCTTCTCTGTGGGATGACTGGGAAGGCACAGGGCCCTTGTGGCCCCTCAAGAAGAGATGCTGGAGGGCGGCAGATGGAACAGTTGCTGAGACCCCTTAGTACATCCCTGCATAGCGCTCCAGCCAGTCAccaggccagggcaggggggcagaaaTGCAAGGCTGTGACTGTGCATGCACTGAGCTTTGTCACTGTGTGAATTGCATGCACACACCCCGCTGCAGTGACTGCCAGGCCCATGCTCAGCATGCACTCTGCCTGTGGAGAATCAAAGAGTGCAGGTGCAGCCCCACCCACCTGGGTCAGCTTGGGGCCAAGCAGCAAAGCATTTTGCTATATGAAGTTTAATCTGTTACTTGCAACTAGTATTTTCAACTTTATTTTTGTAAGGATCAGGAAGTCAAGTGAAGTATGTGTTATGGCCAAGCAGCAAAGGCAGGGGCCATTACAGGACGGTGTGGGTTACAGGTTCTTCTGGCAGGACACTCCTTGGTGCACTGAGATGGCCGCTCCTGCATCACTCCCTAGCCGTGGTCCCAGccagccactgcagctgctgggtggcAATGCCCTGCTCCTGTCGCTCGCCAGTGACCAGGCCTGACCTCCCGGGGCTGCCCACACAACACTTGCCTTCTGCAGTAAATCAGATGTGCTGACGATGTGCTGGGTCAGATGAAATTGAAGCGGGACCAGCTTGTGCTCCTAAAATAGCTCCTGCACCACCCTAGGCTGCAGCTTCAGAGTGAGATGTCAGACAGCAGCTGGGAGTCATGCCCCAGGACAGTGCCCCTGATGGCTTGTCCTGGCCTCTGGGGCTTTACTTCTACCTCAGCAAGGACCTTTCCCATTGGCTCTGGCCACTGAACTGCCCATAGCGCTGTCAGCCAGGCTGAAAGGGCAGGGCTTGGAGAATGGCTGCCAGGCTGCCTGCTTGGGCCAGGCAtgtgggggtgggctctggggggaacccaggccttgCTTTGGTTCAGCTGTTCTCCAGCATGTGCACAGCGAGTGTGTCTGTCTTGTGCGTTCCAGCAAGGCTGGGAGCTCCCACAGGCTCAGGGCAGACTCCCACATGCTGCAGACACCACTGTCCTCAAAAAAGAACTTTTGCAGGTCACAACTGAGGATTTTGAAGTCGTCTGCAGAGGCCTCTACCGGGCTTTGTGCATCCGGGAGAAATACATGCAGAAGTCGTTTCAGAGGTTCCCCAAGACCCCGTCCCAGTATCTGCGCAACATTGAAGGCGAGGTTTGGCGAGCCAATGATGGGTGCGCCCCAGGTAACTAGCAGCCATGGCTTCCAGGGTAACTCACAACTAGCACAAACAGGAAGAGtagctggggagcccagggctgtgcaGGCAAGCAGATGTCCTGGGTAGCGAGGCCGGGGGTGCTGAACCTGCATCTATCTGGGGGAAATGACTCCTGTTGTTGAGGCtacaggaatgcagcctcacccCATCGAGCTTCAAACCTGTCTCCAGCAGAGACTGACCCCATGATGTGTGGGGAGTGGAGCCCCTCTGAATGCCCTAGGTCTCTGCCATGCTCCCAGTGGGGTGAGAAGGTCCCCTGCTGCCTTGTAAGCCATCTGAGCATGACTGGCCCTGTCCCTCCTGGTGTGATTCCTCCCCGGATGCTGTGAGGCTGAGGAAGGGATCTGCCCCCTGCTGAGTGCAGCAAGCTTGGACACAGCAGCTAGGAAGGCATCATGTGAAAGCAGATCTCTTGTGGTTGCAGCGTCCCCTGCATACGCTCACTCGTCTCCGTGCCCTAGATCCCTCCAGAGCTGCCAGATCTCCACCAGCAATCTGTGTCTCTGGGCAGGCTGCGCTCTTGCTCAGGCCTGGAGAGACTCAGTAGCCAGAGAGCTGGGATGCCGGCTCTACCACCGGAAAGGCAGGGAAGGGCCCCCAGAGTAGGGTGATCAGTTAGCAACTGTGAAAtaacgggacagggggtggggagcaataggcacctatataagaaaaagtccccaaaagtGGGACTGCCCCTaaaaaaacgggacatctggtcaccctaccccagaGGAGCACGTTGGCAGCAGCGGCTTGTGTCTGTCTGGGCCCCATGCTGGGCAGCCATTGGCCTGGCCTTGGGTTCCAGGGTGGGCTACCTGCATTCATGGGCAGGCTGGCGCTGCCTCTGCCCTCAGCCCCGAAGTACAGCAGTGTGGCAAAGGCTGCCCTGCCAGGCCCATTGCTCACCCGCACTCTGCCTTCGGGACAGCATTCACCCCCCCTGTGAAGGAGGGTGAGGACCCTTTCCAGTTGGACAATCTCCCTGAGGACCTGGGATACTGCATCCGCATGCAGGGCGGTGTGGTCTATGTCTATGCTGACGCAGTGGCTGCCAGACGCGGGGAGCCCAAGGACCTGCCTTACCCCAACCTCGAGGACTTCCTCGATGACATGAACTTCCTCCTCGCCCTGATTGCACAGGGACCCATGTAAGTGCCCAGCCAGGCCCCCACCCTGACACTCAGAGGGATGTCAGGGGACCCCCATCAGGCTGTGCGCTGCAGAACTTTGCAGCCCTCAAGCAGGACACCAGCTCCCGCTTCAGTCAGAGGGGCTGGCCAGGCCCCCAGCAATACCTGCCAGGCCCCTGGTGCGCAGaggagcccagccctgctgcaggcctCCATGGCTGCCCTCTGGGACTGAAGCATGGCCTGGAGGAGTTTGGCGGGATGCTGTCACTGCCCCAGCCGCTGGCTTCCCTGCTGCCTTTAGGGACATGCTAAATGCCCTGTCTGCCTGGCCCCACACAACTAGTGATGGAGGGAGTGTCGTTATGGGGCACAGAGCCAGCCCCTGGCACTCATGGGTATTAAGGACCCCAGGGCAGTCTGGGTGAAAGCAGCTGTTAGCCTTGGTGTCATGGCTACAGCCCCGTGTGGGTGATGACAGGCCCTGGCCATGTCACTCAGAACCTGCTTCTTCAGGCTCAGTGCTAGGAGCTGCCATGCCATGTTGCTGTGCACCGttacacagctgctgctgtgccCCCGAGACAGCTGGGTGTCCAAGGAGGCTCCCTTCACCCAGCCCCCACTCGGGTGACCCTGCCGCTGGCTCTGTGGGAGTGCAGACATCACCCCTCCTGGGTACAGtgctctggggtggtgctgggtgGGAAGCGCTATAGGATTCAGGTAATTACAGCAGGAATTTCATGCCATGTGTGAGCTGCATGGCAGCAGTGCCCTTGTTCGCACCTCCTGTAGCATCCCCAGGTCCCATGCACTCAGCTGGGCCTGAACGTGCCTGGTTCTGACCCTTTGTCTCTGTCAGGAAAACCTACACTCATCGGCGCCTgaagttcctctcctccaagttcaGTGTGCACGAGATGCTGAATGAGATGGAGGAGCTGAAGGAGCTGAAGAACAACCCTCATCGGGATTTTTACAACTGCAGGAAGGTGAGGGCCCGGGATGATGCAGATCCCGGGATCCGGCCTGCCAGATGGGCTGTGTCGCGGGCACGCGGGCTCTGCCTTGACTCCTTCCTCCGCAGGGCAGGTGATACAGGCACTGGTGCTGCTCCGGCAGCTTTCTCCATCCCGCACCTCTCCCTGGGGCAGCACAAGCTGCTGTGACCCCTGAGCAGACCCTGGGTCATCCCTGGAGGTGTGAGCGTGTGGAGGCATGGCTGGGGTGCAGGCACAGGGAGTACCCTCCTCTACCCCAGTGGTCACCATCGCTTACTGGGATCCAGGTTGATGTGCTCCCTGACGTCAGGGCAGACTTGCCATGGCCACAGGCAGTGTCAGCAGCATTCCTTTCTATGGTCCTGGCTGCCCTGCCTCCTCACCAACGCCGTCTGGGCCCTGGCTAGACTGATGGCTCCCCTCTGCCTGGCAGGTGGACACCCACATTCATGCTGCGGCCTGCATGAACCAGAAGCACCTGCTGCACTTCATCAAGAAGTCGTACCGTGTGGACGCGGAGAGGGTCGTGTATGACGCCAAGGGCAAGAAACTCACCCTGAAGGAGCTTTTCCAGCAGCTCAACCTGCACCCCTATGACCTGACGGTGGATTCTCTTGATGTCCACGCTGTGAGTCTGTTGGCCTCTGCTGTAAGACGTCCCATGcctgccctgccactgggccaTGCCCCCACATGTCCCATGGACACCCTCACCTACCTCTCCTAGGGCACTCCATCACATGCCTTCTGTCACCTGGGACCCCTCCCCAGGCACATACTGCACCAGCTCTGTCCCATGGCAGGGTGGCCACTTTTCCTTGTCTAGAATTGGGGTTAATCCTCTCCTTTCCAGTGAGGCCTTAGTCCATTGCACCCCACCCCTTTAGGTCCATGAAGCATTATCCGCCCTCAGCTCTGACCCTGATTTGCACCCCAGGGGCGCCAGACCTTCCAGCGCTTTGACAAGTTTAATGACAAGTACAACCCGGTGGGAGCCAGTGAGCTGCGTGACCTCTACCTGAAGACAGAAAACACCATTGATGGCGAGTACTTTGCCACCATCATCAAGgtgagcgtggggggggggggtcaagggACACAAGGGGCACCAGTGCAGCAGAAAGGAGCCTGGAGGCCCACAGTATGCCAAGTTCCAGCCAGTGAGTGGGGCACACGTGACCACCTGCACCCTTACGTCTGCAGGAAGTCAGCGCTGACTTGGAGGACGCCAAGTACCAGCACGCGGAACCCCGCCTGTCCATCTACGGGCGCTCACCGGAGGAGTGGCCCAAGCTGGCCAGCTGGTTCAACCGGCACAGGGTCTACTCCCCCAACATGAAGTGGATGATCCAAGTGCCCAGGATTTAGTATGTGCCATGGGGTGAAATTCCGGGTGTCGGGGCACGGCTGGCGGGAGGAGGAGCGGCCTCACTTACCGACGTGGCAGCCGTGGGGCGTCCGTAGAGGAGGTTCAGGGGGAGGTGTTCTGTCCATGCTGGGGGCTGTGCAGCTCTCCTGCTGGAGGCTAACCCTGGTCTCTGTCCCCAGCGACGTGTTCAGGGCCAAGAAATTCCTCCCCCACTTTGGGAAGATGCTGGAGAATATTTTTGTGCCAGTGTTTGAAGCGACCATCTGTCCTCAGGCCAACAAGGAGCTGAGCGTATTCCTGCGACACGTGAGTGCTGCACAGAGAGGCCTGGGTCTGACGAAGTGCTGACGGGAGGGGTGGTGCCTCTGGGGCTCAGACCCCACCACTGTCTGCCACACTGGTAAGCTCGGCATTAGCACCGAGCCCTCTGCCACAGGTCAGGGAAGTCAGCCTCCCAccctccctgctctggcccccagcAGAGAAATGGGTTGGGGTTGGGAGGTGCCAGGAAAGGGAGGCCTGTGAGATGAGCAAGCAAGCTCCTTTCTGAGTTTACCAGGTGCTGGGCCATTGAGGGGGGCCCATGCTAGTGGGTGGAGCCCGGCACCCCTCCTGTGCTGCACATGCCAGGCTCTGCACGGGGTTCTGGGCAGgatgagctggaggagctgggccccctcctgcactgcacgTGCTGTGGTGCTTGCAGTGCGAGCGGTGTCCGGCACTCCGTGCCATGTGCCCTGGGTCAGGGAGATGGGTGTCCGAGGTTGCTTCGcccatggggagggaggtggcGTCTGGCTTTGCTCAGACACCCCCTCGATCGGGAGAGCCCTAGAAGCCAGGGGAGGGTGGTGGGGCTGACCCATTCCTGTCTGCTTGTGCCAGCAGATCACCGGTTTTGATAGCGTGGATGACGAGTCCAAGCACAGTGGGCACATGTTCTCCACCAAGAGCCCCAAGCCGGACAAGTGGAGCCATGAGAAGAACCCGTCCTACACCTACTACCTCTACTACATGTACGCCAACATCATGGTGCTCAACAGCCTCCGCAGGTGGGTCCCCGCACGGGGTACGTGTGCTGCTGGTCGCCTCTGGCGGGACCTGGTTCACGGGCTGTGAGAGGTCCTAGTCGGggccagctatggtcactcaattagggtgaaccgCAAAGAatgggcagacaatccccataaagctggtggatattccaatacttagatttaccaagccagcataaaacagcttctttataaCCTTCCCGGTTAATCAGaaatccaaacaacacagttcccttaaagcaggggttctcaaactggaggtcaggatccctcaggaggtggtgaggttattacatggggggtcacaagctgtcagcctccaccccaaatcccgctttgcctccagcatttttaagactgttaaatatataaaaaagtgtttttaatttattaggggggggtcacactcagaggcttgctatgtgaaaggggtcaccagtacaaaagtttgaaaactactgtCTTAAAGTGATggagcctcaggcctccatctgggtacccacgtcaaatatgatgaacatttctgtaaatcttatttcattatataaaataaaaggttctaccaatcccaaaggatcggacacatcaCCTCTCAgattattgaatattccagatcttacccaaatacatgctacagccaattcttaataactaaactaaactttattaaaaaacaaaagagagagagtagggttaaaagatcaatatacatacagacatgagttcaattaattgaggttcagattcatagcacagatggtgagctttgtagttgcaaagagtttttTCAGAAATAGCTCATAGATTATAGTCCAATATCCAAACGTCATATTCAGGGAATAttagcataactgggacctcagacTTGTGACTCACACTttccctgatgaagcctaagcagatctgagatgacagaatcaggacccaaagaTCTtatatacaatttcatgtcttttgacaagtttgAGTTCAAAGGGTAATtagcatgactttgaaggaggtccattaCCGGTACTTATTGTTCCTCCACCtttcacagattatttgctatacatttaaaagagagatgaatacagagatatcccgtgtttacaattcagTTAAATGACAGCATGTTCTTTTGACcactgaattatcagaatacagcatagacagggactgttgattacattgtggaccttactcatacatatgtaaatatgcAAAACCACagacattatctccccacatgtcttttgagggttatttattctgcaggatgtttaaccctttctaccCATGCATCACACGGGCATTGTGCCCCATATGGAGGGAGGGGATGTTGGCTGTGAGTTGCCTccagcagaagcacagagagacctGTGTTCATGCTTTGCAGGCGGTGCTGGGGCGGCTCTGCTGGGGTCTGTGCTTCCATCGCAGAGATTGCCCAGCGCGGGAGCCCTGGAGCTTCCTTGACAGCAGGGAGACACGAGCGATTGTGGCAAACACCTGGGCTCAGCTGAGACTGTCTCCTTGCACCCAGTCTGAATGCACTACGGAGAATAAAGGACAAACACTGAGGCCTGGGGTTGGGCTGAGCGCTGGGGGTCCCATCCCTGGGAATTGgtctggctgggctctggggtccTGTCCCTGGGAGAGGGTCCGGCTGGGCTCTAGGGGTCCCTCCCTGGAAGTGGGCTTCCAGCTCAGCTTCAGCTCCCGCCCAGCAATGCCCTCCCACTCCTTGCATCAGCCCCAtgtaggtgctagaactaggggtgctgggggtgctgccacaccccctggcttgaagaggtttccatcatacacaggggttacagtttggttcagtcgCTCTCAGCACCTCCGCTACACAAgttattccagcacccctgcatatATTGCTGTCTGCACACAGGGAACGCGGCATGAACACCTTCCTGTTCCGACCCCACTGCGGGGAAGCTGGGGCCATCACCCACCTGCTTGCAGCCTTCATGACAGCAGATAATATCTCCCATGGCCTGAACCTAAAGAAGGTGAGTGTGAGGGAGAGTCTCTTaatgtttttccccctcccccgcaccaatGCTGTTATGAGCTGCATGGCTCcagagggtgcagggggatggtCTGTCCAAGGCCCTGTCTTCACAGCCAATGCCAGTGGCTCTTGCTTCACACCCTCCACTGgccttgcagggctggggcccacacacagacattaagtgacttgcccagggcacCCTGGAggtgtgtgtggcagggctggcaattgaacccaggtctcctgagccccagtccggTCCCATAGCCCCACCCCACATGACTCTTACACACTGAACTGTAATATGCTGTCCCATGTCACTCAAACACAGCACTCCCACCTGGAGCACCATGTGTTCCCCAGCACTGAGATCCCTGCTCTGGGCCGTCTGCTTGGAGAAAATGCTGAGGAGGTGAGAATCTGTGCTTGCAGGGTGCACAGACCATGGAGGAACCAACTGGCTTAAGCCAAGGCAAAGCCCAGATCTACTCCCCGTGGATTTATAGGACAGTGACTGACCCTTCCCTTCTCAGAAAGCAGCTGTGAGCTCTGCATCCCAGCTCTCTTTGCCAGGGCATGGAAGGGTTGGCTGTAGGTAGCAGAGAATGCAGCAGCGTCTGCCACCACCCTGCTCTCCACCTCCGCCCTGAAGATGGCCACGCTCTTCCTTTCAGAGTCCTGTGCTGCAGTACCTGTACTTTCTTGCCCAAATCCCCATTGCTATGTCCCCGCTCAGCAACAACAGCCTCTTCCTTGAGTACGCCAAAAACCCGCTGCTGGACTTCCACCAGAAAGGCCTGATGGTCTCTCTCTCCACGGACGACCCCATGCAGTTCCACTACACCAAGGTATGGTGCTAGGGCAGGCCTGGGCATGGAAATACCACCCAGGGTCCTTACGTTGCACTGCAGTATGGGGACATGGGAgctatttgtacagcacccagcacaatggtgcCTGCTCCGAGAGGGCCCTAGGCACTGCCGTAACAGAGGAATGGGAATGCTGGCTGTGCCCCCATAGGCACAGAGCTGTGCCGCAGGTGCTGGGAGGAGTCTGGCTGCAGGGCCAGCTGTTCGTGCAGCACTGtgcatgctcctctcccccccgATATGATTCTTGTGTTGCTCTAGGAGCCCCTGATGGAGGAATATGCCATTGCTGCCCAAGTCTTCAAACTCAGCACCTGTGACATGTGTGAGATTGCCAGGAACAGTGTCCTGCAATGTGGTCTGTCCCATGAGGTACATCTGTCTGTCTGCCACATCTCTCTTGGGGAGGGGCCAGCTACTCAGCAGTTCGCCAGTGGCCTGGGAGTGAGGatttcccttcctgcagctgtgtcCATGTGTGCATCAgagtgggtgggggagctggagggatgGCTCTGCCTGTTTGGAGAGTGACACATCAGACCTGGTGCTAAAGGGAATTCGAGACTCAGAAGCAGCTTCTCCGGGAGGCTGCAGAGGCCTGCCAGTGCTAACCTGCGCACAGCACGGCAGCCGGGATTCTGCAGAGGAAGGCTGTCCAAGGGAGATGAGGGCATAGATCCATGCAGTGCCTTTCATTCTGCTCCCTTGTCTCTGCCAGGAGAAGACCAAGTTCCTGGGGGAGAATTACCGTGAGGAGGGGCCCCAAGGCAACAACATCTGGAAGACAAATGTACCTCAGATCCGCATGGCCTATCGCTATGAGACCTGGTGCTACGAACTCAACCTCATCGCAGAAGGCCTGAAAACCCCGGAGTAGATCCCCAAACTTGCTTGGACCCTGATGCCTCCTCCACTCTGTCAGGGCCGggggcagcccagagccccacccaTGCCTGCCCTTCGCTCTCTTGTGTGGCAGCACTCAGAGATCACATGCTTTCTCTGGGGGGTTACTAGCTCTGGGTGTTCAAAAATCAGTAGTCAGGCCCTGaaaatcatgggatttttaacaaataataaagttgggttctttttctttgctgtgtggtTTCTGGGTCACTTGGTGTCATGTTTTCAGGCATGTCTCTCTAGCCATGAGGGCTGGAAATGTACTCTTTGCAAGCAAAAGGTGAGAATCTCTCTTAATcgcaggactccaggagctggagctttaagaaaaaactcAGATATTGTGAGTGGCAATTAAATCACCAGAGGTGGCAACACAGATTCTGCCTGTTCAGATATTCACAAATCAGAAGCAAATGACTCAGCTCCAGCCTTCTATGAGTGCTGTATCAATGCTGTATGCAGAATAACACCCATCCCAGTGACAGGCTATACTGCACCACTCCATATTATGGGGATAAGCCTATTCTGAGGGAATCAGCCCTGCAAAGCTTCAGGCTGCCCATCCTCATGGCAAGTGCTGACAGTGAGGGAGCACAGGTGAAGGACCACGTCAAGACTAAGCTATCTCTGTCCCTTGGCCCAGCCCATATAAGCAATAGCACAGAAGGTAATGGCAGCCCTGCATGGGTGGGGATCAGGAAAGGGTGGAGCTGGCAGGCATCcgctctgtctctcacacacacacgggcaTGTGCTGGAGGTGTCTGGGTGGGGGATTAGCTGAACTGTGTTGCCCTGAGCCAGTGACAGGAAGAAATTTGCTCTCACTGGACTGAAAGACAAATTGAGTAGCCAGGGGATCCCAGGTGGTAGCCAATAACTGGCCTAGCTCCCACTGGTCCATTTTTGTTCAGAAACTGTTATTCAGCACCCTTTACGTGCAAAATGATTAAATTATTTCCTTGCCTTTGTAAGCCTCAGCCCTAGCCCTAGCTGTTATTAACAGATAGCCTAATATCCCAACTACGAGCCATCCCCCCCAATAGtttaaacagctgctgttttctttctcagctgtcATCAGTACACAAATGCCCTCTCTGTTAGTCTCATCTAGCTAGCTAGATTCTTATTTTTATCATGACATCGCCATGACTTATGGCTGTGTTGAGTGGGGACAAAAAATACAATTAAAGGGTAAACTACAGCCAGAATCATATAAGCGCTGGTTGTTGCCTGGCTTCAGCCCCtactattattattgctattgcagtagcatctaggagccctggtcatggaccagtcccccactgtgctaggtgctgtacaaacacagaccataaAGATGGTCATGCCTGGAAATAAATCCTTCACTAGGCTGCTGAAGGCTGAAATTGATCTGTTCATAATGGATATGTAACGAAGGCTAGAACATAAGCACATACAGACCTGCTGCCATATCCCATCATCATTACTATTTGTAGACCCATAGCACGCAAAGGCTCTCCTTGTGATAGACACTGCACAGCCAGAgtatgtttcttcacttctgttcCTAAACTGTGCAGCATTGCAGGATTGCTTGGACATGGCAGCTTTTTTTCTATGATTGGGGGGTGACTTGCGTGTGAATAGTTTGAAAGGTGCCTTGAGAGCCTCATAGatgagaaaggtttcagagtagcagccgtgttagtctgtattcgcaaaaagaaaaggagtacttgtggcaccttaataattggttagtctgtaaggtgccacaagtactccttttctttttatagatgaCAGAGTGCTTTATAAGTGGAAGTTATTCTTAGTAATAATTTATCGTCCTTTGAGAGTCAAAGCCTACGATTAAATATTTGTGCCATTAATAAATGTACAGTGACAGGAAGGGAATCACAGAACAACTATCCTGTCCTTTGGAATTAATGTCTAAATGTTGCCATCTAGTGGCTTTTCACTgcagttacactgctgtaacaaACCCAACGGACCTGCATTTACTTGCAAGGGCAGGGGCCCCAACTacaaaacacaaaattaaaacaTATGCAAGTTTCAAGCATCCACAAGTAAATGACCCAGCTCCTGCCTCTTAACCCCACAGAACACTGGCTGCATGTCTGGCGTAGTCCTGGGCCTCGCCTTCAGGACTTAGTTTGTTGTACTGGACTATGGTGTGGAATTTGATTTTCCCTCCAGAGAAATAAATCGAGAGCGTATGGATAGTGTCAGAAGCTGTTAGGTGGTAATATGGTCCATaggatatttaattatattacgTACTAGTCTGTATTGTGTTA
This portion of the Chelonia mydas isolate rCheMyd1 chromosome 21, rCheMyd1.pri.v2, whole genome shotgun sequence genome encodes:
- the AMPD1 gene encoding AMP deaminase 1 isoform X1, whose protein sequence is MTLRRGPEAGRTHPLGRGVPLSRVPRSLSGRKVPEQGDDRVQAGGGGSWWRWQKRPDHSAHPEPLCGRVRPDHREMDEAMRSFAEKVFASEVKDEESRHEISPFDVEEICPILHHEIRDHMIHQEATATADKRKKRISLKTIALALPMAHPSATRLSTIDEFIAASPLYQAVPDFQRVQISGDYASGVTTEDFEVVCRGLYRALCIREKYMQKSFQRFPKTPSQYLRNIEGEVWRANDGCAPAFTPPVKEGEDPFQLDNLPEDLGYCIRMQGGVVYVYADAVAARRGEPKDLPYPNLEDFLDDMNFLLALIAQGPMKTYTHRRLKFLSSKFSVHEMLNEMEELKELKNNPHRDFYNCRKVDTHIHAAACMNQKHLLHFIKKSYRVDAERVVYDAKGKKLTLKELFQQLNLHPYDLTVDSLDVHAGRQTFQRFDKFNDKYNPVGASELRDLYLKTENTIDGEYFATIIKEVSADLEDAKYQHAEPRLSIYGRSPEEWPKLASWFNRHRVYSPNMKWMIQVPRIYDVFRAKKFLPHFGKMLENIFVPVFEATICPQANKELSVFLRHQITGFDSVDDESKHSGHMFSTKSPKPDKWSHEKNPSYTYYLYYMYANIMVLNSLRRERGMNTFLFRPHCGEAGAITHLLAAFMTADNISHGLNLKKSPVLQYLYFLAQIPIAMSPLSNNSLFLEYAKNPLLDFHQKGLMVSLSTDDPMQFHYTKEPLMEEYAIAAQVFKLSTCDMCEIARNSVLQCGLSHEEKTKFLGENYREEGPQGNNIWKTNVPQIRMAYRYETWCYELNLIAEGLKTPE
- the AMPD1 gene encoding AMP deaminase 1 isoform X2, which gives rise to MTLRRGPEAGRTHPLGRGVPLSRVPRSLSGRKVPEQGDDRVQAGGGGSWWRWQKRPDHSAHPEPLCGRVRPDHREMDEAMRSFAEKVFASEVKDEESRHEISPFDVEEICPILHHEIRDHMIHQEATATADKRKKRISLKTIALALPMAHPSATRLSTIDEFIAASPLYQAVPDFQRVQISGDYASGVTTEDFEVVCRGLYRALCIREKYMQKSFQRFPKTPSQYLRNIEGEVWRANDGCAPAFTPPVKEGEDPFQLDNLPEDLGYCIRMQGGVVYVYADAVAARRGEPKDLPYPNLEDFLDDMNFLLALIAQGPMKTYTHRRLKFLSSKFSVHEMLNEMEELKELKNNPHRDFYNCRKVDTHIHAAACMNQKHLLHFIKKSYRVDAERVVYDAKGKKLTLKELFQQLNLHPYDLTVDSLDVHAGRQTFQRFDKFNDKYNPVGASELRDLYLKTENTIDGEYFATIIKEVSADLEDAKYQHAEPRLSIYGRSPEEWPKLASWFNRHRVYSPNMKWMIQVPRIYDVFRAKKFLPHFGKMLENIFVPVFEATICPQANKELSVFLRHITGFDSVDDESKHSGHMFSTKSPKPDKWSHEKNPSYTYYLYYMYANIMVLNSLRRERGMNTFLFRPHCGEAGAITHLLAAFMTADNISHGLNLKKSPVLQYLYFLAQIPIAMSPLSNNSLFLEYAKNPLLDFHQKGLMVSLSTDDPMQFHYTKEPLMEEYAIAAQVFKLSTCDMCEIARNSVLQCGLSHEEKTKFLGENYREEGPQGNNIWKTNVPQIRMAYRYETWCYELNLIAEGLKTPE
- the AMPD1 gene encoding AMP deaminase 1 isoform X4 translates to MTLRRGPEAGRTHPLGRGVPLSRVPRSLSGRKVPEQGDDRVQAGGGGSWWRWQKRPDHSAHPEPLCGRVRPDHREMDEAMRSFAEKVFASEVKDEESRHEISPFDVEEICPILHHEIRDHMIHQEATATADKRKKRISLKTIALALPMAHPSATRLSTIDEFIAASPLYQAVPDFQRVQISGDYASGVTTEDFEVVCRGLYRALCIREKYMQKSFQRFPKTPSQYLRNIEGEVWRANDGCAPAFTPPVKEGEDPFQLDNLPEDLGYCIRMQGGVVYVYADAVAARRGEPKDLPYPNLEDFLDDMNFLLALIAQGPMKTYTHRRLKFLSSKFSVHEMLNEMEELKELKNNPHRDFYNCRKVDTHIHAAACMNQKHLLHFIKKSYRVDAERVVYDAKGKKLTLKELFQQLNLHPYDLTVDSLDVHAGRQTFQRFDKFNDKYNPVGASELRDLYLKTENTIDGEYFATIIKEVSADLEDAKYQHAEPRLSIYGRSPEEWPKLASWFNRHRVYSPNMKWMIQVPRIYDVFRAKKFLPHFGKMLENIFVPVFEATICPQANKELSVFLRHQITGFDSVDDESKHSGHMFSTKSPKPDKWSHEKNPSYTYYLYYMYANIMVLNSLRRERGMNTFLFRPHCGEAGAITHLLAAFMTADNISHGLNLKKGAQTMEEPTGLSQGKAQIYSPWIYRTVTDPSLLRKQL
- the AMPD1 gene encoding AMP deaminase 1 isoform X5, whose protein sequence is MTLRRGPEAGRTHPLGRGVPLSRVPRSLSGRKVPEQGDDRVQAGGGGSWWRWQKRPDHSAHPEPLCGRVRPDHREMDEAMRSFAEKVFASEVKDEESRHEISPFDVEEICPILHHEIRDHMIHQEATATADKRKKRISLKTIALALPMAHPSATRLSTIDEFIAASPLYQAVPDFQRVQISGDYASGVTTEDFEVVCRGLYRALCIREKYMQKSFQRFPKTPSQYLRNIEGEVWRANDGCAPAFTPPVKEGEDPFQLDNLPEDLGYCIRMQGGVVYVYADAVAARRGEPKDLPYPNLEDFLDDMNFLLALIAQGPMKTYTHRRLKFLSSKFSVHEMLNEMEELKELKNNPHRDFYNCRKVDTHIHAAACMNQKHLLHFIKKSYRVDAERVVYDAKGKKLTLKELFQQLNLHPYDLTVDSLDVHAGRQTFQRFDKFNDKYNPVGASELRDLYLKTENTIDGEYFATIIKEVSADLEDAKYQHAEPRLSIYGRSPEEWPKLASWFNRHRVYSPNMKWMIQVPRIYDVFRAKKFLPHFGKMLENIFVPVFEATICPQANKELSVFLRHQITGFDSVDDESKHSGHMFSTKSPKPDKWSHEKNPSYTYYLYYMYANIMVLNSLRRERGMNTFLFRPHCGEAGAITHLLAAFMTADNISHGLNLKKQQQPLP